The Henckelia pumila isolate YLH828 chromosome 2, ASM3356847v2, whole genome shotgun sequence genome includes a window with the following:
- the LOC140884883 gene encoding mitochondrial intermembrane space import and assembly protein 40 homolog codes for MGQASSSVASHDEDSSTAPIDNSTQPSLDSLIAEAAAYGDEDENQSLEAKAQKALECPCIADLRNGPCGPQFSDAFVCFLKSTAEEKGSDCVHPFVALQKCIKVNPNAFSKDILEDEDIKNQEKPSQQYTVRPPIWSQESRNPKPSP; via the coding sequence ATGGGACAAGCATCGAGTTCGGTTGCTTCACATGATGAAGACAGTTCAACAGCACCAATCGACAATTCCACACAGCCTTCCCTGGATTCTTTAATAGCAGAAGCTGCAGCATATGGAGACGAGGATGAAAACCAATCTTTAGAAGCAAAGGCTCAAAAAGCATTAGAGTGCCCTTGCATTGCCGACTTGCGCAATGGCCCTTGCGGACCGCAGTTTTCGGATGCATTTGTTTGTTTTCTGAAGAGCACGGCCGAAGAAAAAGGATCAGACTGTGTTCATCCTTTTGTAGCTCTGCAGAAGTGCATAAAGGTCAATCCCAATGCTTTTTCAAAGGACATTTTAGAGGACGAAGACATCAAGAACCAGGAGAAACCAAGCCAGCAATATACAGTCCGGCCACCCATTTGGTCCCAAgaatcaagaaatccaaagccaTCACCGTAG
- the LOC140882593 gene encoding WAT1-related protein At5g07050-like codes for MIKNDEKCGSSFLKNCKPYIGMISLQFGYAGMNIITKISLNGGMSHYVLVVYRHAIATAVIAPFAFFFERKAQPKITFPVFMQIFALGLLGPVIDQNFYYAGLKLTSPTFSCAMSNMLPALTFIMAIIFRMEKVNIKKVIYQVKVVGTIVTVAGAMLMTLYKGPLVEMAWTKHRESHSSGGTSGETSDRDWFIGCILLIIATLAWSSLFILQKAALKTYSNHQLSLTTLVCFMGTLQAIAVTFVMEHKASVWRIGWDMNLLAAAYAGIVTSSISYYVQGLVMKSKGPVFATAFSPLMMIIVAVLGSFILAEKIYLGGVIGSAIIVTGLYSVLWGKYKEEKEKKMLEEIPEAIKNNSDRNEANGNINNELQKGDHDGGDTKSCHSLVINIPLSARVAST; via the exons atgattaaaaatgatgaaaaaTGTGGTTCGAGCTTTCTCAAGAACTGTAAACCATACATTGGTATGATCTCTCTACAGTTTGGATATGCAGGAATGAATATAATCACAAAAATATCACTAAATGGAGGAATGAGCCATTACGTACTAGTCGTTTATCGTCACGCCATCGCCACTGCTGTGATCGCCCCCTTTGCTTTCTTCTTCGAGAG GAAAGCACAGCCGAAGATAACATTTCCAGTGTTCATGCAAATTTTTGCTCTTGGTCTTCTTGG GCCAGTAATTGACCAGAACTTCTACTATGCTGGACTCAAACTTACATCACCAACTTTCTCATGTGCGATGAGCAATATGTTACCTGCCTTAACATTCATCATGGCTATAATTTTCAG GATGGAGAAAGTGAACATAAAGAAGGTGATATACCAAGTAAAAGTGGTGGGAACAATAGTAACAGTAGCGGGAGCAATGCTGATGACTTTGTATAAAGGTCCATTAGTCGAGATGGCGTGGACGAAACACCGGGAATCGCACTCTTCAGGTGGCACAAGCGGCGAAACGAGCGATCGGGACTGGTTTATTGGTTGCATTCTTCTGATTATTGCCACTCTGGCTTGGTCTTCTTTGTTCATCTTACAGAAAGCCGCGCTTAAGACATATTCGAACCATCAACTGTCTCTTACAACATTGGTGTGCTTCATGGGAACTTTGCAAGCAATTGCTGTCACTTTTGTCATGGAACATAAGGCCTCTGTCTGGAGAATTGGGTGGGATATGAATCTTCTTGCTGCTGCCTATGCC GGAATCGTGACGTCGAGCATATCATACTATGTACAAGGACTAGTGATGAAGAGCAAAGGCCCAGTTTTTGCCACTGCCTTTAGCCCTTTGATGATGATCATTGTCGCTGTCTTAGGATCCTTTATTCTTGCTGAAAAAATATACCTTGGAGG GGTGATAGGTTCAGCCATAATCGTGACTGGTCTTTACTCGGTGCTGTGGGGTAAATACAAGGAAGAAAAGGAGAAGAAAATGCTTGAAGAAATACCAGAGGCCATTAAAAATAACTCTGATAGAAACGAAGCAAATGGGAACATTAACAACGAGTTGCAAAAGGGAGATCATGATGGTGGTGATACCAAGTCATGTCACTCGCTTGTCATCAACATTCCCCTCTCGGCTCGTGTCGCTTCAACATAA